One part of the Tachysurus fulvidraco isolate hzauxx_2018 chromosome 23, HZAU_PFXX_2.0, whole genome shotgun sequence genome encodes these proteins:
- the b4galt5 gene encoding beta-1,4-galactosyltransferase 5 isoform X4: MNEYLFMVQARGMWIRENMRNIGAQVLEQVVRSTYIANGTEYMYDFNLSETAAPPTPYLPVGFTYLPTDICPEKLPTMKGRQKVDMSEISLEKVEKHLQKSDPSIRFGGQWKPHDCRPRWKVAILVPFRNRHEHLPILLRHLIPVLQRQRLQFGFYIIEQTGDEPFNRAMLFNVGFKEAMKDIPWDCVIFHDVDHMLENDRNYYGCSGMPRHFAVKLNKYSYILPYDEFFGGVSGLTAEQFQKINGFPNGFWGWGGEDDDLWNRVQYAGYTVSRPPGDIGRYMSIPHHHRGEVQFLGRYTLLRHSKERQRLDGLNNLNYSPLVSRRRLYTNISVTLSRDLAPITEY, encoded by the exons A TGAACGAgtatctgttcatggtccaggCTCGAGGAATGTGGATCCGTGAGAACATGAGAAACATTGGAGCTCAGGTTCTGGAGCAGGTGGTCAGAAGTACCTACATTGCCAATGGAACAG aatACATGTATGACTTTAACCTGAGTGAAACAGCTGCCCCACCCACTCCGTACCTGCCTGTGGGGTTCACTTACTTGCCCACTGACATCTGCCCTGAGAAACTCCCCACTATGA aGGGCAGACAGAAGGTGGATATGAGTGAGATTTCTCTTGAGAAAGTGgagaaacatttacagaaatctgaCCCCAGTATCCGCTTCGGAGGCCAGTGGAAACCCCACGACTGCAGACCACGCTGGAAA gTAGCCATTTTGGTGCCTTTCCGAAACCGTCACGAGCATCTGCCCATTCTCCTGCGTCACCTGATCCCAGTGCTGCAGAGACAACGACTCCAGTTTGGATTCTACATCATCGAACAG acaggaGACGAGCCCTTTAATCGTGCCATGCTCTTCAATGTGGGCTTTAAGGAGGCCATGAAGGACATTCCGTGGGATTGCGTCATCTTCCACGATGTCGATCACATGCTGGAAAACGACCGGAATTATTACGGATGCAGTGGAATGCCGCGCCACTTCGCCGTCAAACTCAACAAATACTCCTACAT ATTGCCATACGATGAGTTTTTCGGTGGCGTGAGCGGCCTCACCGCCGAGCAGTTCCAGAAGATTAACGGCTTTCCTAATGGATTCTGGGGCTGGGGAGGTGAAGACGATGACCTGTGGAATCG ggtTCAGTACGCAGGCTACACTGTGAGTCGACCTCCAGGAGACATCGGTCGCTACATGTCCATCCCTCACCATCACCGGGGAGAAGTGCAGTTCCTGGGCAG GTACACGTTACTCCGTCACTCGAAGGAGAGGCAGAGACTGGATGGTCTGAACAACCTGAATTACTCCCCCCTGGTGTCCCGGAGGCGTCTCTACACCAACATCTCCGTCACGTTGAGTCGAGACCTCGCTCCCATCACCGAATATTAA
- the LOC113649365 gene encoding EMILIN-3 isoform X1 translates to MKCALCCLALLTLLLGLGLVDAKGTFYGNPYRYNLYKAGAGPHFHHGKPMTRHKNHCAYIVQKNVTCTMQDGMATYVKADYTTKCIWGQKCPVVMYRTYFKPTYKVGHKTVTELEWRCCPGYSGENCFDGPTPGPDSIMPSFKGSIQGPRPGMKGFPWGYNKIPAPGSGMDKPFFPGGHHDNIPTGHVPSGGPGTSVSGERLDRIEGDLRRLSQGLETLTGLISGMEERLRVSVREDTAKMVSNLLGGAPRQPDSTVGFGIIPEGLPDTTEGNENFPVLGELVGRVTEVKDELRAKSHVLDEIHGMVMGHDGQLKRLMEVPPGGIQNLVEKLLDERLSGIRTEILDGFERRLSGLENHCNEKIGQVQKHCHKEYLNGQEQLQQSLDGRETGLRKELGDLQAQIQGLTVSPGCCSQINDLSQRTLLLEESVKGLTESQRQLQTTLSEQTIHLETMLDTRLLDVEGRLNTTEQDKADLGVLDGGMGSLDGFKTLLEDKLKSLEERVFVAVEELSNATSPALLEGQVVPALGTEIENIRRRMEAGLDGVQKQLIDLELLCTSACSPASSPDAALIQTEMEDCKEMEKKLTERLDTHTEMLDHLNSTLQGLLFQIAQEDQEGSIQGEITLLKINVNSVNRTLKGLRDSVHLFTNEMSHANSTWQERQQRLVTQVHGIAELVGQQGQLLGDGERRLVQLKGELQGLRRRLSGELQGCRGTAQNAQREVMVVEGRVAHVEGQCSSLGELADQLERIRAELESHSDSYLAQVNGTLASHTQQLTQLKNGLQECVNKTVQ, encoded by the exons aaaTCACTGTGCCTACATCGTCCAGAAGAACGTTACCTGTACCATGCAGGATGGAATGGCTACCTACGTCAAGGCAGATTACACCACCAAGTGCATCTGGGGACAGAAGTGTCCTGTGGTGAT GTATCGGACATACTTCAAACCAACCTACAAGGTTGGCCACAAGACTGTGACAGAACTGGAGTGGCGCTGCTGTCCAGGTTACTCTGGAGAAAACTGCTTTGATGGCCCTACACCTGGTCCAGACTCCATCATGCCATCATTTAAGGGATCCATTCAAGGACCAAGACCGGGGATGAAGGGTTTCCCATGGGGTTACAACAAAATACCAGCCCCTGGATCAGGGATGGACAAGCCTTTTTTCCCTGGTGGTCATCATGATAATATACCAACCGGACATGTGCCTTCAGGAG GTCCAGGAACGAGTGTCTCTGGGGAGCGTCTAGACCGTATAGAGGGGGATCTAAGGAGACTTTCACAGGGTTTGGAGACTCTGACTGGCCTGATCTCTGGCATGGAGGAACGTCTCCGTGTCTCTGTCCGTGAGGACACCGCCAAGATGGTGAGCAACCTGCTAGGTGGGGCCCCACGTCAGCCAGACTCTACAGTGGGGTTTGGCATCATCCCTGAGGGCTTGCCTGACACGACAGAGGGTAACGAAAACTTCCCAGTCCTTGGAGAGCTGGTGGGACGGGTGACAGAGGTCAAGGATGAGCTAAGGGCCAAGAGTCATGTGCTAGACGAGATCCATGGCATGGTGATGGGCCATGATGGGCAGCTGAAGAGGCTGATGGAGGTGCCACCTGGGGGTATCCAGAATTTAGTGGAAAAGCTGTTGGATGAAAGGCTGTCTGGCATCAGGACAGAGATATTGGATGGATTTGAACGAAGACTCAGTGGCCTAGAAAATCACTGCAATGAAAAGATTGGACAG GTTCAAAAGCATTGCCATAAGGAATACCTGAATGGTCAGGAGCAGCTCCAGCAATCCTTAGATGGCCGTGAGACAGGCCTGAGGAAGGAGCTGGGTGATCTTCAGGCTCAGATCCAGGGTCTGACAGTGAGCCCAGGCTGCTGTAGTCAAATTAACGATCTCTCCCAGAGAACTCTGCTTCTGGAAGAGTCTGTTAAGGGCCTGACAGAGTCTCAGAGGCAACTCCAGACGACACTGAGTGAACAGACGATCCACTTGGAGACGATGTTGGATACACGATTACTAGATGTCGAGGGCCGGTTAAACACCACAGAGCAGGACAAGGCAGATTTAGGTGTTCTGGATGGAGGAATGGGATCCCTCGATGGATTTAAGACCCTTCTGGAGGACAAACTGAAAAGCTTGGAGGAGCGTGTTTTTGTGGCTGTTGAGGAACTGAGTAACGCAACATCTCCGGCGCTACTGGAAGGCCAGGTGGTGCCAGCATTAGGGACGGAGATTGAGAATATCCGTAGACGTATGGAAGCTGGTTTGGATGGTGTCCAGAAGCAATTGATAGATCTCGAGCTTCTTTGCACTTCCGCTTGCTCTCCAGCGTCCAGTCCTGATGCAGCTCTTATCCAAACAGAGATGGAAGACTGTAAGGAGATGGAGAAGAAGTTAACGGAGcgtctggacacacacacagaaatgttggACCACCTAAATAGTACCTTGCAAGGGCTTTTGTTCCAGATTGCTCAAGAGGATCAAGAGGGTTCAATACAGGGTGAGATTACACTCCTCAAGATAAACGTCAACTCTGTAAACCGCACCCTGAAGGGTTTGAGAGATTCTGTTCACCTTTTCACCAATGAGATGAGTCACGCTAACTCGACATGGCAGGAACGTCAGCAGCGGCTGGTCACACAAGTGCATGGCATTGCTGAGCTTGTGGGCCAGCAGGGGCAGCTGCTTGGGGACGGAGAGCGCAGACTGGTGCAGCTGAAGGGCGAGCTGCAGGGCTTGAGGCGGAGGCTTTCAGGGGAACTGCAGGGCTGTCGGGGCACAGCGCAGAACGCTCAGCGTGAGGTCATGGTAGTTGAAGGCCGTGTAGCCCATGTTGAAGGCCAGTGTAGCAGCCTGGGAGAGCTTGCTGATCAGTTGGAGAGGATTCGTGCAGAACTCGAGAGCCATTCAGATAGCTATCTGGCACAGGTCAATGGTACCCTGGCGAGCCACACACAGCAGCTTACACAGCTCAAAAATGGACTTCAAGAGTGTGTGAATAAGACGGTCCAGTAA
- the b4galt5 gene encoding beta-1,4-galactosyltransferase 5 isoform X2: MMPPQIRFRRRSFLGLLFLFSLSTSALYFIYSAPGIVNEYLFMVQARGMWIRENMRNIGAQVLEQVVRSTYIANGTEYMYDFNLSETAAPPTPYLPVGFTYLPTDICPEKLPTMKGRQKVDMSEISLEKVEKHLQKSDPSIRFGGQWKPHDCRPRWKVAILVPFRNRHEHLPILLRHLIPVLQRQRLQFGFYIIEQTGDEPFNRAMLFNVGFKEAMKDIPWDCVIFHDVDHMLENDRNYYGCSGMPRHFAVKLNKYSYILPYDEFFGGVSGLTAEQFQKINGFPNGFWGWGGEDDDLWNRVQYAGYTVSRPPGDIGRYMSIPHHHRGEVQFLGRYTLLRHSKERQRLDGLNNLNYSPLVSRRRLYTNISVTLSRDLAPITEY, encoded by the exons TGAACGAgtatctgttcatggtccaggCTCGAGGAATGTGGATCCGTGAGAACATGAGAAACATTGGAGCTCAGGTTCTGGAGCAGGTGGTCAGAAGTACCTACATTGCCAATGGAACAG aatACATGTATGACTTTAACCTGAGTGAAACAGCTGCCCCACCCACTCCGTACCTGCCTGTGGGGTTCACTTACTTGCCCACTGACATCTGCCCTGAGAAACTCCCCACTATGA aGGGCAGACAGAAGGTGGATATGAGTGAGATTTCTCTTGAGAAAGTGgagaaacatttacagaaatctgaCCCCAGTATCCGCTTCGGAGGCCAGTGGAAACCCCACGACTGCAGACCACGCTGGAAA gTAGCCATTTTGGTGCCTTTCCGAAACCGTCACGAGCATCTGCCCATTCTCCTGCGTCACCTGATCCCAGTGCTGCAGAGACAACGACTCCAGTTTGGATTCTACATCATCGAACAG acaggaGACGAGCCCTTTAATCGTGCCATGCTCTTCAATGTGGGCTTTAAGGAGGCCATGAAGGACATTCCGTGGGATTGCGTCATCTTCCACGATGTCGATCACATGCTGGAAAACGACCGGAATTATTACGGATGCAGTGGAATGCCGCGCCACTTCGCCGTCAAACTCAACAAATACTCCTACAT ATTGCCATACGATGAGTTTTTCGGTGGCGTGAGCGGCCTCACCGCCGAGCAGTTCCAGAAGATTAACGGCTTTCCTAATGGATTCTGGGGCTGGGGAGGTGAAGACGATGACCTGTGGAATCG ggtTCAGTACGCAGGCTACACTGTGAGTCGACCTCCAGGAGACATCGGTCGCTACATGTCCATCCCTCACCATCACCGGGGAGAAGTGCAGTTCCTGGGCAG GTACACGTTACTCCGTCACTCGAAGGAGAGGCAGAGACTGGATGGTCTGAACAACCTGAATTACTCCCCCCTGGTGTCCCGGAGGCGTCTCTACACCAACATCTCCGTCACGTTGAGTCGAGACCTCGCTCCCATCACCGAATATTAA
- the LOC113649365 gene encoding EMILIN-3 isoform X2 — protein sequence MFSERNHCAYIVQKNVTCTMQDGMATYVKADYTTKCIWGQKCPVVMYRTYFKPTYKVGHKTVTELEWRCCPGYSGENCFDGPTPGPDSIMPSFKGSIQGPRPGMKGFPWGYNKIPAPGSGMDKPFFPGGHHDNIPTGHVPSGGPGTSVSGERLDRIEGDLRRLSQGLETLTGLISGMEERLRVSVREDTAKMVSNLLGGAPRQPDSTVGFGIIPEGLPDTTEGNENFPVLGELVGRVTEVKDELRAKSHVLDEIHGMVMGHDGQLKRLMEVPPGGIQNLVEKLLDERLSGIRTEILDGFERRLSGLENHCNEKIGQVQKHCHKEYLNGQEQLQQSLDGRETGLRKELGDLQAQIQGLTVSPGCCSQINDLSQRTLLLEESVKGLTESQRQLQTTLSEQTIHLETMLDTRLLDVEGRLNTTEQDKADLGVLDGGMGSLDGFKTLLEDKLKSLEERVFVAVEELSNATSPALLEGQVVPALGTEIENIRRRMEAGLDGVQKQLIDLELLCTSACSPASSPDAALIQTEMEDCKEMEKKLTERLDTHTEMLDHLNSTLQGLLFQIAQEDQEGSIQGEITLLKINVNSVNRTLKGLRDSVHLFTNEMSHANSTWQERQQRLVTQVHGIAELVGQQGQLLGDGERRLVQLKGELQGLRRRLSGELQGCRGTAQNAQREVMVVEGRVAHVEGQCSSLGELADQLERIRAELESHSDSYLAQVNGTLASHTQQLTQLKNGLQECVNKTVQ from the exons aaaTCACTGTGCCTACATCGTCCAGAAGAACGTTACCTGTACCATGCAGGATGGAATGGCTACCTACGTCAAGGCAGATTACACCACCAAGTGCATCTGGGGACAGAAGTGTCCTGTGGTGAT GTATCGGACATACTTCAAACCAACCTACAAGGTTGGCCACAAGACTGTGACAGAACTGGAGTGGCGCTGCTGTCCAGGTTACTCTGGAGAAAACTGCTTTGATGGCCCTACACCTGGTCCAGACTCCATCATGCCATCATTTAAGGGATCCATTCAAGGACCAAGACCGGGGATGAAGGGTTTCCCATGGGGTTACAACAAAATACCAGCCCCTGGATCAGGGATGGACAAGCCTTTTTTCCCTGGTGGTCATCATGATAATATACCAACCGGACATGTGCCTTCAGGAG GTCCAGGAACGAGTGTCTCTGGGGAGCGTCTAGACCGTATAGAGGGGGATCTAAGGAGACTTTCACAGGGTTTGGAGACTCTGACTGGCCTGATCTCTGGCATGGAGGAACGTCTCCGTGTCTCTGTCCGTGAGGACACCGCCAAGATGGTGAGCAACCTGCTAGGTGGGGCCCCACGTCAGCCAGACTCTACAGTGGGGTTTGGCATCATCCCTGAGGGCTTGCCTGACACGACAGAGGGTAACGAAAACTTCCCAGTCCTTGGAGAGCTGGTGGGACGGGTGACAGAGGTCAAGGATGAGCTAAGGGCCAAGAGTCATGTGCTAGACGAGATCCATGGCATGGTGATGGGCCATGATGGGCAGCTGAAGAGGCTGATGGAGGTGCCACCTGGGGGTATCCAGAATTTAGTGGAAAAGCTGTTGGATGAAAGGCTGTCTGGCATCAGGACAGAGATATTGGATGGATTTGAACGAAGACTCAGTGGCCTAGAAAATCACTGCAATGAAAAGATTGGACAG GTTCAAAAGCATTGCCATAAGGAATACCTGAATGGTCAGGAGCAGCTCCAGCAATCCTTAGATGGCCGTGAGACAGGCCTGAGGAAGGAGCTGGGTGATCTTCAGGCTCAGATCCAGGGTCTGACAGTGAGCCCAGGCTGCTGTAGTCAAATTAACGATCTCTCCCAGAGAACTCTGCTTCTGGAAGAGTCTGTTAAGGGCCTGACAGAGTCTCAGAGGCAACTCCAGACGACACTGAGTGAACAGACGATCCACTTGGAGACGATGTTGGATACACGATTACTAGATGTCGAGGGCCGGTTAAACACCACAGAGCAGGACAAGGCAGATTTAGGTGTTCTGGATGGAGGAATGGGATCCCTCGATGGATTTAAGACCCTTCTGGAGGACAAACTGAAAAGCTTGGAGGAGCGTGTTTTTGTGGCTGTTGAGGAACTGAGTAACGCAACATCTCCGGCGCTACTGGAAGGCCAGGTGGTGCCAGCATTAGGGACGGAGATTGAGAATATCCGTAGACGTATGGAAGCTGGTTTGGATGGTGTCCAGAAGCAATTGATAGATCTCGAGCTTCTTTGCACTTCCGCTTGCTCTCCAGCGTCCAGTCCTGATGCAGCTCTTATCCAAACAGAGATGGAAGACTGTAAGGAGATGGAGAAGAAGTTAACGGAGcgtctggacacacacacagaaatgttggACCACCTAAATAGTACCTTGCAAGGGCTTTTGTTCCAGATTGCTCAAGAGGATCAAGAGGGTTCAATACAGGGTGAGATTACACTCCTCAAGATAAACGTCAACTCTGTAAACCGCACCCTGAAGGGTTTGAGAGATTCTGTTCACCTTTTCACCAATGAGATGAGTCACGCTAACTCGACATGGCAGGAACGTCAGCAGCGGCTGGTCACACAAGTGCATGGCATTGCTGAGCTTGTGGGCCAGCAGGGGCAGCTGCTTGGGGACGGAGAGCGCAGACTGGTGCAGCTGAAGGGCGAGCTGCAGGGCTTGAGGCGGAGGCTTTCAGGGGAACTGCAGGGCTGTCGGGGCACAGCGCAGAACGCTCAGCGTGAGGTCATGGTAGTTGAAGGCCGTGTAGCCCATGTTGAAGGCCAGTGTAGCAGCCTGGGAGAGCTTGCTGATCAGTTGGAGAGGATTCGTGCAGAACTCGAGAGCCATTCAGATAGCTATCTGGCACAGGTCAATGGTACCCTGGCGAGCCACACACAGCAGCTTACACAGCTCAAAAATGGACTTCAAGAGTGTGTGAATAAGACGGTCCAGTAA
- the LOC113649365 gene encoding EMILIN-3 isoform X3, translated as MQDGMATYVKADYTTKCIWGQKCPVVMYRTYFKPTYKVGHKTVTELEWRCCPGYSGENCFDGPTPGPDSIMPSFKGSIQGPRPGMKGFPWGYNKIPAPGSGMDKPFFPGGHHDNIPTGHVPSGGPGTSVSGERLDRIEGDLRRLSQGLETLTGLISGMEERLRVSVREDTAKMVSNLLGGAPRQPDSTVGFGIIPEGLPDTTEGNENFPVLGELVGRVTEVKDELRAKSHVLDEIHGMVMGHDGQLKRLMEVPPGGIQNLVEKLLDERLSGIRTEILDGFERRLSGLENHCNEKIGQVQKHCHKEYLNGQEQLQQSLDGRETGLRKELGDLQAQIQGLTVSPGCCSQINDLSQRTLLLEESVKGLTESQRQLQTTLSEQTIHLETMLDTRLLDVEGRLNTTEQDKADLGVLDGGMGSLDGFKTLLEDKLKSLEERVFVAVEELSNATSPALLEGQVVPALGTEIENIRRRMEAGLDGVQKQLIDLELLCTSACSPASSPDAALIQTEMEDCKEMEKKLTERLDTHTEMLDHLNSTLQGLLFQIAQEDQEGSIQGEITLLKINVNSVNRTLKGLRDSVHLFTNEMSHANSTWQERQQRLVTQVHGIAELVGQQGQLLGDGERRLVQLKGELQGLRRRLSGELQGCRGTAQNAQREVMVVEGRVAHVEGQCSSLGELADQLERIRAELESHSDSYLAQVNGTLASHTQQLTQLKNGLQECVNKTVQ; from the exons ATGCAGGATGGAATGGCTACCTACGTCAAGGCAGATTACACCACCAAGTGCATCTGGGGACAGAAGTGTCCTGTGGTGAT GTATCGGACATACTTCAAACCAACCTACAAGGTTGGCCACAAGACTGTGACAGAACTGGAGTGGCGCTGCTGTCCAGGTTACTCTGGAGAAAACTGCTTTGATGGCCCTACACCTGGTCCAGACTCCATCATGCCATCATTTAAGGGATCCATTCAAGGACCAAGACCGGGGATGAAGGGTTTCCCATGGGGTTACAACAAAATACCAGCCCCTGGATCAGGGATGGACAAGCCTTTTTTCCCTGGTGGTCATCATGATAATATACCAACCGGACATGTGCCTTCAGGAG GTCCAGGAACGAGTGTCTCTGGGGAGCGTCTAGACCGTATAGAGGGGGATCTAAGGAGACTTTCACAGGGTTTGGAGACTCTGACTGGCCTGATCTCTGGCATGGAGGAACGTCTCCGTGTCTCTGTCCGTGAGGACACCGCCAAGATGGTGAGCAACCTGCTAGGTGGGGCCCCACGTCAGCCAGACTCTACAGTGGGGTTTGGCATCATCCCTGAGGGCTTGCCTGACACGACAGAGGGTAACGAAAACTTCCCAGTCCTTGGAGAGCTGGTGGGACGGGTGACAGAGGTCAAGGATGAGCTAAGGGCCAAGAGTCATGTGCTAGACGAGATCCATGGCATGGTGATGGGCCATGATGGGCAGCTGAAGAGGCTGATGGAGGTGCCACCTGGGGGTATCCAGAATTTAGTGGAAAAGCTGTTGGATGAAAGGCTGTCTGGCATCAGGACAGAGATATTGGATGGATTTGAACGAAGACTCAGTGGCCTAGAAAATCACTGCAATGAAAAGATTGGACAG GTTCAAAAGCATTGCCATAAGGAATACCTGAATGGTCAGGAGCAGCTCCAGCAATCCTTAGATGGCCGTGAGACAGGCCTGAGGAAGGAGCTGGGTGATCTTCAGGCTCAGATCCAGGGTCTGACAGTGAGCCCAGGCTGCTGTAGTCAAATTAACGATCTCTCCCAGAGAACTCTGCTTCTGGAAGAGTCTGTTAAGGGCCTGACAGAGTCTCAGAGGCAACTCCAGACGACACTGAGTGAACAGACGATCCACTTGGAGACGATGTTGGATACACGATTACTAGATGTCGAGGGCCGGTTAAACACCACAGAGCAGGACAAGGCAGATTTAGGTGTTCTGGATGGAGGAATGGGATCCCTCGATGGATTTAAGACCCTTCTGGAGGACAAACTGAAAAGCTTGGAGGAGCGTGTTTTTGTGGCTGTTGAGGAACTGAGTAACGCAACATCTCCGGCGCTACTGGAAGGCCAGGTGGTGCCAGCATTAGGGACGGAGATTGAGAATATCCGTAGACGTATGGAAGCTGGTTTGGATGGTGTCCAGAAGCAATTGATAGATCTCGAGCTTCTTTGCACTTCCGCTTGCTCTCCAGCGTCCAGTCCTGATGCAGCTCTTATCCAAACAGAGATGGAAGACTGTAAGGAGATGGAGAAGAAGTTAACGGAGcgtctggacacacacacagaaatgttggACCACCTAAATAGTACCTTGCAAGGGCTTTTGTTCCAGATTGCTCAAGAGGATCAAGAGGGTTCAATACAGGGTGAGATTACACTCCTCAAGATAAACGTCAACTCTGTAAACCGCACCCTGAAGGGTTTGAGAGATTCTGTTCACCTTTTCACCAATGAGATGAGTCACGCTAACTCGACATGGCAGGAACGTCAGCAGCGGCTGGTCACACAAGTGCATGGCATTGCTGAGCTTGTGGGCCAGCAGGGGCAGCTGCTTGGGGACGGAGAGCGCAGACTGGTGCAGCTGAAGGGCGAGCTGCAGGGCTTGAGGCGGAGGCTTTCAGGGGAACTGCAGGGCTGTCGGGGCACAGCGCAGAACGCTCAGCGTGAGGTCATGGTAGTTGAAGGCCGTGTAGCCCATGTTGAAGGCCAGTGTAGCAGCCTGGGAGAGCTTGCTGATCAGTTGGAGAGGATTCGTGCAGAACTCGAGAGCCATTCAGATAGCTATCTGGCACAGGTCAATGGTACCCTGGCGAGCCACACACAGCAGCTTACACAGCTCAAAAATGGACTTCAAGAGTGTGTGAATAAGACGGTCCAGTAA
- the b4galt5 gene encoding beta-1,4-galactosyltransferase 5 isoform X3: protein MTNRGQKHDKNLKVCRFCEFKLNEYLFMVQARGMWIRENMRNIGAQVLEQVVRSTYIANGTEYMYDFNLSETAAPPTPYLPVGFTYLPTDICPEKLPTMKGRQKVDMSEISLEKVEKHLQKSDPSIRFGGQWKPHDCRPRWKVAILVPFRNRHEHLPILLRHLIPVLQRQRLQFGFYIIEQTGDEPFNRAMLFNVGFKEAMKDIPWDCVIFHDVDHMLENDRNYYGCSGMPRHFAVKLNKYSYILPYDEFFGGVSGLTAEQFQKINGFPNGFWGWGGEDDDLWNRVQYAGYTVSRPPGDIGRYMSIPHHHRGEVQFLGRYTLLRHSKERQRLDGLNNLNYSPLVSRRRLYTNISVTLSRDLAPITEY, encoded by the exons ATGACAAACCGAGgacaaaaacatgacaaaaatctGAAAGTCTGCCGGTTctgtgaatttaaat TGAACGAgtatctgttcatggtccaggCTCGAGGAATGTGGATCCGTGAGAACATGAGAAACATTGGAGCTCAGGTTCTGGAGCAGGTGGTCAGAAGTACCTACATTGCCAATGGAACAG aatACATGTATGACTTTAACCTGAGTGAAACAGCTGCCCCACCCACTCCGTACCTGCCTGTGGGGTTCACTTACTTGCCCACTGACATCTGCCCTGAGAAACTCCCCACTATGA aGGGCAGACAGAAGGTGGATATGAGTGAGATTTCTCTTGAGAAAGTGgagaaacatttacagaaatctgaCCCCAGTATCCGCTTCGGAGGCCAGTGGAAACCCCACGACTGCAGACCACGCTGGAAA gTAGCCATTTTGGTGCCTTTCCGAAACCGTCACGAGCATCTGCCCATTCTCCTGCGTCACCTGATCCCAGTGCTGCAGAGACAACGACTCCAGTTTGGATTCTACATCATCGAACAG acaggaGACGAGCCCTTTAATCGTGCCATGCTCTTCAATGTGGGCTTTAAGGAGGCCATGAAGGACATTCCGTGGGATTGCGTCATCTTCCACGATGTCGATCACATGCTGGAAAACGACCGGAATTATTACGGATGCAGTGGAATGCCGCGCCACTTCGCCGTCAAACTCAACAAATACTCCTACAT ATTGCCATACGATGAGTTTTTCGGTGGCGTGAGCGGCCTCACCGCCGAGCAGTTCCAGAAGATTAACGGCTTTCCTAATGGATTCTGGGGCTGGGGAGGTGAAGACGATGACCTGTGGAATCG ggtTCAGTACGCAGGCTACACTGTGAGTCGACCTCCAGGAGACATCGGTCGCTACATGTCCATCCCTCACCATCACCGGGGAGAAGTGCAGTTCCTGGGCAG GTACACGTTACTCCGTCACTCGAAGGAGAGGCAGAGACTGGATGGTCTGAACAACCTGAATTACTCCCCCCTGGTGTCCCGGAGGCGTCTCTACACCAACATCTCCGTCACGTTGAGTCGAGACCTCGCTCCCATCACCGAATATTAA